From the Mycoplasmopsis cynos genome, the window TTTTAACACTACCTGTATGTTTAGCGATACCGTGTTCGGTAAAATCAATTGTCTGATTGGTTTTACGCTGTTTTGTTCAGTTGGAGAACATGCCACAATGGCCGCAACTGGTATTGAAACAAGCGAACCTCCTAATATACTAATTGTTTTTTTTATTTTTTTCATATTTCCTCCGTTTTAAAAATTATACTATCTTTTATAAAAAAAGTAAAAAGTTATTTTTTTGCTTAAAATTAAATTAAAAAGTAACTTTTTACCTTTTTGTCTCATTTTGATTTATTTTATAAATACATATAAATGTTTAATAATAATTTATAATATGAACTATTAAAGGAGTTAAAATGATAAACATTGTTTTATTCGAACCGGAAATACCACCGAATACAGGGAATATTATTAGAACATGCTATTCATTAGGCGCTAAATTACATATTATAAAACCGATTAGTTTTGATTTACATCCTAAATATTTACGCCGTTATGGCGCAGGTAGAATGTTGTCTGATATTAGACATGAAATACATAATTCTTATGATGATTTTTATAAAAAATATGCTGATAAAAATATTTTTTATATAACTAGATATGGTTTAAAAACATATGAAAAGTTGATTATAATGCAGAATTTAAAAAAAATAGTGATATTTGATTAATGTTTGGGACAGAATCAACTGGAATACCTAAAAAAATACTAGCATCTCATATTGAGAAATGTTTAAGAATACCAATGGTTTCTAAAATGCGTTCAATTAATTTAGCTAATTCTGTTTGCGTTATTGGATATGAGGTAATGAGGCAGTTAAACTGAAAAGATTTATCTATATATGAGGGTTGGAAAAAAGGTAAGGGACTTTTTATTAAAAGGAATGGATTTTGGACAAGCCAAACAGGAATAATTAAATAAAAGAATTAAAAAACTTCAGTTTCTAATAATTTCAACATATTCATTTTTAAGCTTATTAAATATTTTTTAATAGATATAAACTTATTAATCAATGATTAGCTTGATATTATCTTGTTAAAGCTTTAAAATGATATATGTTGATTTGAAATGAATTTTTTTAATTCTTTTATTTTAATATTCTGTTTGCTTGTCAAAATCATTCTTAATAAAAAGTCCTTACCTTTTCAACCTCATATATAGATAAATCTTTTCAGTTTAACTGCCTCATTACCTCATATCCAATAACGCAAACAGAATTAGCTAAATTAATTGAACGCATTTTAGAAACCATTGGTATTCTTAAACATTTCTCAATATGAGATGCTAGTATTTTTTTAGGTATTCCAGTTGATTCTGTCCCAAACATTAATCAAATATCACTATTTTTTTTAAATTCTGCATTATAATCAACTTTTTCATATGTTTTTAAACCATATCTAGTTATATAAAAAATATTTTTATCAGCATATTTTTTATAAAAATCATCATAAGAATTATGTATTTCATGTCTAATATCAGACAACATTCTACCTGCGCCATAACGGCGTAAATATTTAGGATGTAAATCAAAACTAATCGGTTTTATAATATGTAATTTAGCGCCTAATGAATAGCATGTTCTAATAATATTCCCTGTATTCGGTGGTATTTCCGGTTCGAATAAAACAATGTTTATCATTTTAACTCCTTTAATAGTTCATATTATAAATTATTATTAAACATTTATATGTATTTATAAAATAAATCAAAATGAGACAAAAAGGTAAAAAGTTACTTTTTAATTTAATTTTAAGCAAAAAAATAACTTTTTACTTTTTTTATAAAAGATAGTATAATTTTTAAAACGGAGGAAATATGAAAAAAATAAAAAAAACAATTAGTATATTAGGAGGTTCGCTTGTTTCAATACCAGTTGCGGCCATTGTGGCATGTTCTCCAACTGAACAAAACAAGCGTAAAACCAATCAGACAATTGATTTTACCGAACACGGTATCGCTAAACATACAGGTAGTGTTAAAACTAGAGAATTATTATTCCCAGCGGCTAAAAATGAAAATAAGTTAGATGCAAATGGAATTTTTAATATTGGATTACATCATTCACCAGTTGAAGGTGTTCAAGGAGAGTGGGTTGCATTTGCAACAGAAGTAAAATCAGAAACTGATAACACGCTAGTTGAACCAGTTGTGATTAAACAAGCAACTACAACAGCAACAAATGGAGAATTCCCATTAAGATGAAAATTTGAAGGCGAAAATAAACTTCAAGATGGAAGATTCTATACATTTATTTTCTGAAAGAAAGATGGAACAGAAAAAATCGTATTTAGCCCGGACAATATCAAAAATAGTAAAGATGTTTTCCCTGCTAAATTACCTGAGGGAACTGTTAGAAAAACCAATCAGACAATTGATTTTACCAAACACGGTATCGCTAAACATACAGGTAGTGTTAAAACTAGAGAATTATTATTCCCAGCAGATAAAAGCAATAAATTGGATGCAAAAGGAATTTTTAATATAGGATTACATCTTGCTCCAGTCCAAGGTGTTCAAGGAGAGTGAGTTGCATTTGCAACAGAAGTAAAATCAGAAACTGATAACACACTAGTTGAACCAGTTGTGATTAAACAAGCAACTACAACAGCAACAAGTGATGATTTCCCATTAAGATGAAAATTTGAAGGCGAAAATAAACTTCAAGATGGAAAATTCTATACATTTATTTTCTGAAAGAAAGATGGAACAGAAAAAATCGTATTTAGCACAGACAATATCAAAAATAGTAAAGATGTTTTCCCTGCTAAATTACTGCTTAATTAAGTCATTGAAAAAAACACACTATAGTGTGTTTTGTTTTATTTTTGAAAAATTATTTAACGATTTTTGTTACTGAACCAGCACCAACTGTACGTCCACCTTCACGAATTGAGAATTTTGTTCCTTCTTCAACAGCGATAGGTGCAATTAATTTAACTTTTAAGTTAACGTTTTCACCTGGCATAACCATTTCACGTCCAGCTTCGAATTCAACTCCACCTGTAACATCTGTTGTACGGAAATAGAATTGTGGTTTATAGTTCTTGAAGAATGGTGTGTGACGTCCACCTTCTTCTTTTTTAAGAACATAAATAGCAGCTTCAAATTCTGTGTGAGGAACGATTGAACCTGGTTTAGCAAGAACTTGTCCACGTTCTACATCATCACGGTTAACTCCACGAAGTAATAATCCTGCATTGTCTCCCGCGATAGCTTCTTTAAGATTTTTACGGAACATTTCAATTCCTGTAACAACTGTTTTCTTAGTAGATTTTAATCCAACAATTTCAACTTCTTCGTTTAATTTAAGTGTTCCACGTTCAACACGTCCAGTAGCAACTGTTCCACGTCCTGTAATTGTAAATACGTCCTCAACAGCCATTAAGAATGGTTTGTCATATTCTTTAACAGGTGTTTCAATATATGAATCAACTGCGTCCATTAATTCTAATATTTTTTCTTCGTATTTAGCATCACCTTCAAGTGCTTTTAAAGCTGAACCACGAATAATTGGCGCATTATCTCCATCAAATCCATATTCTGATAAAAGGCTACGAATTTCAACTTCAACTAATTCAATCATTTCTTCTTCACCTTCTAACATATCAACTTTGTTTAAGAAAACAACGATACGCGGAACACCAACTTGTTTAGATAAAAGAATGTGTTCACGTGTTTGAGGCATAGGCCCATCTGTTGCAGCAACAACTA encodes:
- a CDS encoding tRNA (cytidine(34)-2'-O)-methyltransferase; this translates as MINIVLFEPEIPPNTGNIIRTCYSLGAKLHIIKPISFDLHPKYLRRYGAGRMLSDIRHEIHNSYDDFYKKYADKNIFYITRYGLKTYEKVDYNAEFKKNSDIWLMFGTESTGIPKKILASHIEKCLRIPMVSKMRSINLANSVCVIGYEVMRQLNWKDLSIYEVEKVRTFY
- the tuf gene encoding elongation factor Tu, giving the protein MAKLDFDRSKEHVNVGTIGHVDHGKTTLTAAIATVLAKKGLSEARDYASIDNAPEEKARGITINTSHIEYQTEKRHYAHVDCPGHADYVKNMITGAAQMDGAILVVAATDGPMPQTREHILLSKQVGVPRIVVFLNKVDMLEGEEEMIELVEVEIRSLLSEYGFDGDNAPIIRGSALKALEGDAKYEEKILELMDAVDSYIETPVKEYDKPFLMAVEDVFTITGRGTVATGRVERGTLKLNEEVEIVGLKSTKKTVVTGIEMFRKNLKEAIAGDNAGLLLRGVNRDDVERGQVLAKPGSIVPHTEFEAAIYVLKKEEGGRHTPFFKNYKPQFYFRTTDVTGGVEFEAGREMVMPGENVNLKVKLIAPIAVEEGTKFSIREGGRTVGAGSVTKIVK